A window of the Hippoglossus stenolepis isolate QCI-W04-F060 chromosome 8, HSTE1.2, whole genome shotgun sequence genome harbors these coding sequences:
- the dnase2 gene encoding deoxyribonuclease-2-alpha, translated as MFLFLSVLIFFGPVEGGSSPITCYNDNGEAVDWFYLYKLPKQHREKSPTRGELYLLLDKGSEGWTDGKVTVNDTTGALGRTVGQLYSQGKNTEVAYVLYNDQMPTKNLGGRWEDNSGNEGGHTKGVVLLDKNQGFWLVHSTPRFPPVRHAGEFSYPDSGVNNGQNFICVTYPLERFQTIGEQLQINQPHVYDCDVPESLASLVPSLAALCGKKHLSGHIFPHVKPVSNRSVALTSKGGANFISFAKGASFNNDLYHSWVAPSLQSNLLVQFWIRSRGILPSDCSLGWKVLDIQLLSPGQRFTFKASQDHSKWAVSTQAAGEGVGGGWVCVGDINRNEAEEKRGGGTVCLQNPVVWKAYRTAALQCEDCGGASIPCPAGDVVAQLGVRKRPL; from the exons ATGTTTCTGTTCCTGTCCGTGCTGATCTTCTTCGGGCCAGTAGAGGGTGGCAGCTCACCAATCACCTGCTACAATGACAATGGAGAAGCTGTGGACTG GTTCTATCTGTACAAGCTGCCGAAACAACACAGGGAAAAATCCCCCACAAGGGGTGAACTGTATTTACTGTTGGACAAAGGGAGTGAAGGGTGGACCGACGGGAAGGTGACCGTGAACGACACGACGGGAGCCTTGGGCAGGACGGTCGGACAACTCTACTCACAAGGAAAG AACACAGAGGTAGCGTATGTCCTTTACAACGACCAGATGCCGACTAAGAACCTTGGTGGCAGATGGGAAGACAACAGCGGGAACGAAGGGGGGCACACGAAAG GTGTTGTCCTGCTTGATAAAAATCAGGGCTTCTGGTTGGTCCACAGTACCCCTCGCTTCCCCCCTGTACGACACGCGGGAGAGTTCTCCTACCCCGACAGCGGTGTGAACAACGGACAAAACTTCATCTGCGTGACCTACCCACTCGAACGCTTCCAGACCATCG GCGAGCAGCTGCAGATCAATCAGCCTCACGTGTACGACTGCGATGTCCCAGAGTCCCTGGCGTCACTGGTGCCTTCGCTGGCTGCCCTCTGTGGGAAGAAGCATCTGTCCGGTCACATCTTCCCACACGTCAAACCTGTGTCCAACCGCAGCGTGGCTTTGACCTCGAAGGGTGGAGCAAACTTCATCAGCTTTGCCAAAGGAGCCTCTTTTAACAATG ACCTGTACCACTCCTGGGTGGCCCCGAGCCTCCAGTCAAACCTCCTGGTCCAGTTCTGGATTCGCTCCAGGGGCATCCTCCCCTCCGACTGCTCGCTGGGCTGGAAGGTCCTGGACATCCAGCTCCTCAGCCCGGGGCAGAGGTTCACGTTCAAGGCCAGCCAGGACCACTCCAAGTGGGCCGTCAGTACCCAGGCGGCCGGGGAGGGTGTCGGAGGAGGCTGGGTGTGCGTTGGAGACATCAACCGGAACGAGGCGGAGGAGAAGCGGGGGGGAGGCACAGTGTGTCTGCAGAACCCTGTGGTGTGGAAGGCTTACCGGACAGCAGCTTTACAGTGTGAGGATTGTGGAGGAGCAAGCATCCCGTGCCCTGCTGGAGACGTGGTGGCTCAACTGGGCGTGAGGAAACGCCCACTATGA
- the pbx2 gene encoding pre-B-cell leukemia transcription factor 2, producing MLQQQQPPPLTGNGPSNGRGVGMSGHPGMHALNSVHPASQRRSDGGDAGLEGSENGHESRRDIGDILQQIMTITDQSLDEAQAKKHALNCHRMKPALFSVLCEIKEKTGLSMRNNQEEDSQDPQLMRLDNMLLAEGVAGPEKGGGAAAAVSAATSSGGMSPDSTLEHSDYKSKLSQIRSIYHTELEKYEQACTEFTTHVMNLLREQSRTRPVTPREIERMVAIIHRKFSSIQTQLKQSTCEAVMILRSRFLDARRKRRNFSKQATEVLNEYFYSHLSNPYPSEEAKEELAKHCSITVSQVCNWFGNKRIRYKKNIGKFQEEANLYAMKTALVARPGDDSPHTPNSTGSGSFSLSGSADVFLGAPPVNGEQSAYQLGAQANGKWPGRNSPPGNTSPHSDNSENSD from the exons atgttgcagcagcagcagccgccgcctCTGACGGGCAACGGGCCCTCCAATGGCCGGGGAGTCGGTATGAGCGGCCACCCCGGGATGCATGCGCTCAACTCGGTTCACCCGGCGTCCCAGCGCCGGTCCGACGGAGGGGACGCGGGCCTCGAGGGCTCGGAGAACGGACACGAGTCCCGCAGAGACATCGGCGACATACTGCAACAGATCATGACGATCACCGACCAAAGTTTGGACGAGGCCCAAGCCAA GAAACACGCGCTCAACTGCCACCGAATGAAACCCGCGTTATTCAGCGTGTTGTGCGAGATCAAGGAAAAAACTG GTTTGTCAATGAGGAACAACCAGGAGGAGGATTCTCAAGATCCTCAGCTGATGCGATTGGACAACATGTTGTTGGCGGAGGGTGTGGCGGGGCCGGAGAAGGGTGGCGGTGCCGCTGCCGCCGTGTCGGCAGCCACCAGCTCGGGAGGGATGTCACCCGACAGCACGCTCGAGCACTCCGACTACAAAAGCAAGTTGAGCCAGATTCGCAGTATCTACCACACTGAGCTGGAGAAGTATGAGCAG GCGTGCACCGAATTCACCACCCATGTGATGAACCTGCTTAGGGAGCAGTCACGCACGCGGCCCGTGACCCCGCGGGAGATCGAGCGCATGGTGGCCATCATTCACCGCAAGTTCAGCTCGATCCAGACTCAGCTGAAGCAGAGCACGTGTGAGGCCGTCATGATCCTGAGGTCCCGCTTCCTGGAtgctag GCGCAAGAGACGTAACTTCAGCAAACAGGCCACAGAGGTCCTGAACGAGTATTTCTACTCCCACCTGTCCAACCCTTATCCCAGCGAAGAAGCCAAAGAGGAACTCGCCAAACACTGCTCAATCACCGTCTCTCAG gtCTGCAACTGGTTTGGCAATAAGAGAATCCGCTACAAGAAAAACATTGGCAAGTTCCAAGAGGAGGCCAACCTCTATGCCATGAAGACGGCCTTGGTGGCCAGACCGGGCGACGATTCCCCGCACACTCCCAACTCCACAG GATCTGgatccttctctctgtctgggtCAGCTGACGTTTTCCTCGGGGCTCCACCGGTGAATGGAGAGCAGTCCGCCTACCAACTGGGAGCGCAG GCAAATGGGAAATGGCCGGGTCGAAACTCGCCCCCGGGTAACACCTCGCCCCACAGCGACAACTCTGAGAACTCTGACTGA
- the LOC118114162 gene encoding G-protein-signaling modulator 1, which translates to MAEEGLLCPLVITEEGDITEGVAEKSATSSWAEIAPGSSAELALREEEEHTGEDKNEEVRVSKMCLEEQSLGKLHSNTEAGQTGEDEEVKREETESMNNGLKREAQSDEVMRIPEKSEKPGVTEDGDKPNDPQLDVKRLNVSKQQPKGTRSQDEDPKEAHRLTPDFPDALYELLCTLTEGRRLNDQRCSFMLEGGLGRRRCHSVPSTTKPAHRVVFSSMTSLQKEEFFEQVATAQARRLDDQRAQLERSLPPKPKARTFRGSIKQLSFARKPAPVPVPKEDLYNMILTTQAQGRLEDQRSRAPGPMDDEDFFSLLLRVQGGRMEEQRTELPLMLET; encoded by the exons AtggctgaagaggggctgctGTGTCCGCTCGTCATCACCGAAGAAGGAGACATAACTGAGGGTGTCGCTGAAAAAAGCGCAACAAGCAGCTGGGCTGAAATCGCTCCGGGCTCCAGTGCAGAGTTGGCtctgagagaggaagaggagcacaCAGGGGAGGACAAGAATGAAGAAGTCAGAGTGAGCAAAATGTGTTTAGAAGAGCAGAGCTTGGGGAAACTGCACAGCAACACAGAGGCTGGCCAGacaggagaggatgaagaggtcaAACGGGAAGAAACTGAGAGCATGAATAATGGACTGAAAAGGGAAGCGCAATCAGATGAAGTGATGAGGATTCCTGAAAAATCAGAGAAGCCCGGTGTCACAGAGGATGGAGACAAACCAAATGACCCTCAACTGGACGTGAAGAGGTTAAACGTATCCAAGCAACAACCTAAGGGGACACGGAGCCAAGATGAGGATCCAAAAGAG GCTCACCGGTTAACCCCTGACTTCCCTGATGCTCTGTACGAGCTGCTCTGCACCCTTACGGAGGGGAGACGGCTCAATGACCAGCGCTGCTCCTTCATGCTGGAGGGTGGCCTCGGGAGACGGAGGTGCCACTCTGTGCCCAGCACAACCAAACCAGCCCACAGAG TCGTCTTTTCGTCCATGACTTCACTGCAGAAAGAGGAGTTTTTCGAGCAGGTGGCCACCGCTCAAGCCCGCCGCCTTGATGACCAGAGGGCGCAGCTGGAAAGGTCGCTGCCGCCCAAACCAAAAGCCAGGACTTTCAGAGGCAGCATAAAGCAACTGTCTTTTGCGAGAAAGCCCGCTCCAGTTCCTGTGCCCAAAGAGGATCTGTATAATATGATTCTCACGACACAA GCCCAGGGCAGACTGGAGGACCAGCGCAGCAGAGCTCCAGGTCCCATGGACGATGAGGACTTCTTCTCCCTGCTCCTGAGGGTCCAGGGTGGACGCATGGAAGAGCAGAGGACTGAACTACCACTCATGCTGGAAACctga